The genomic region TAAGTCAAATACCTGTCACCTATAatgttctttgtctgtctatctgtctgtctgtctgtcagttagtctgtctatgtgtctgtttgtcatgtctgtctgtctgtctgtgaggcagtctgtctgtctgtctgttaggtagtctgtctgtctgtctgtgaggtagtctgtctgtctgtctgtcaggtagtctgtctatctgtctgtctgtcaggtagtctgtctgactgtctgtcaggtagtctgtctgtctgcccgtcagtcaagtagtctgtctgtctgtctgcctgtctatctgtcaagtagtctgtctgtctgtctgtctgtctgtctgtctgcccatctgtctgtctgtctgtctgcccatctgtctgtctgtctgcccatctgtccatctgttgtgtTCCTTGTCAGACAGTCAACTGGTCATTCATTCTGATCTCATTTCAGCCAGTTTTCAATACAACTCATACACAATAACTACAGAAATCCATCCAGTGTAGCATCTAGGTAGTCTACTAACACCGCCATTACAAAGAATCTACCTCCAGACTTTCATACATCTTGTCCTTCTCAGCAAGTTGCCGTTGCATCAAGTCAATCTACAGACACTCACAATCACCACCCTATTCAAACAGAAAATAGTATACAAATCCACTGCCTTTGGTGACTGTCCTGCTTTAGCTTCAGTTGACCCACCCAATTGTTCAATAACCTAAACGATTATTGAAATCATTACTACAGTACAATGATTAAAATATGATGTAAGTGACCTTCTTTGCTTTATCTAAGTATTTCTTGTATTTCTTTTCCATCAACCGTTTCTCCTCTTCCGTTGTGGCTACCTTGTCCTGCAGTTGATTGATCGTATCTGCGGCACTCTTCAGTCTCTTATCTGCTTCATGCAACTCCGTAGCTTTCCTTGCTAATTCCTCCTGTGCCATACGTTGCTGGCGGTTCTAAAATACAGAACCGCAGCGTAGCATGGCATCAAATTTTTTGCTATAGTAGCCGTTACCGCTCCTTGTGAGCCGGCAGATCCTATCTGTGTCTCAAGTTCATACACCTTCTGATGTGATGTCCTGAATAAAAGATTTGAGACTAAATGTGTTTCAAACTACATCTGTAATCACAACGTGTGCACTAAGGTAAGCACGACGACAAGACTACAAGCACATGCAATGAGACGATGACACATGAGCAGACGAATTGTATCAAAAAGCTTTCTATTACAGATGTCTTCTAACCTTAGTTCACGTTCAAGCCTACCATTGATTTGAGCCACGTCGTCAAGTTGGCTTTGCAACAACTGGACTTGCTACAAACGAAACGTCCATCAGCGTGTACACACGCAAACTAATAATGTTTACTACCTGTTCAGCATCGGAAACCGGTGACCTCTGTCTAGCCTTTAACATTTCGTTCTCCCTTTCTAACTCTGTTATTCTCTCCCTACAACAACACTCAACTGACCAACCACAAAATTATGTTCACGTGTGACGCACTCCAACTGGGGAGCCATAACTTGTGCCGACAACGGTGCAGCTGAAGTTGGAGATGGAAGCGAGTGTGTAATGTGAGGTGCTGTCACATACCACAGTTACAATCACCCGGCAAATGCAATGTCTATAGGTCTAATACCACTGTGTCCGAGATCTATTTCATCTTGCAGATCCATTAGCTGGCGATTCTTTGCTATAAGTCTCTGCACAAGCAAAAACGTTGACAACCCTCTCACAGTCACATCTAGTTGACACGAAAGCACACACTTGGTTTTCTTGGTTGGCCTCCTCCAACGATTCCGTCACTCTTCTCAGTTCAAACGATACcttcaaatattttaattaattaaaacaaaaaattagaaatagtaTACGTCGTTTAGGCGGAGTCACAAGGCCGGATGTTACTATACAATGGGTGACCATTTTGAAATGCAATTCAACCCTATGCATAGGCTTACCTACGCGGTAACTACCCGGATAACATTAAATGTTTGCAACAGCATTAACTAATACTCTTCCTACATTTACTGTTTTGACAAGCACCTTTAGATACGCTCACATTGTGATAtcaatttgattttgaaacCTTAGAGCCTCGTGTGATACTACAATACAgtagtttgtgttgtaaaTCTTTATGGTGTCACTACAAATTGACTATAGTTATAAACCAATTGACTATCCGACAGACTATCATAATCTCAGGGAATGTCGGCAACACCTGAAGCGAGCAGGACAGTTGCCACTAACACGTGTTGACAAATGGCACAGCTGACACGCTTTGCAGCCACATAAACCCACCCTTCCAATCAGAAAGCAGTCAAAGTATCTAATTCTCTTACCACACAATACGAATATGTGATTCAACGCACCACACAATTACAATCCTGTGTGTACAGTTAGTGTTAGCGCGCTTGCTATGTCAAATGGGTATTTACTCAGTGATACGTTTGTACACACATAGAACATCAACACCAATAACTCCAACCTTGTCGCTCTGTTTCCTTTCCTCTCGAAGTTCGACATCCAACTGATGCACCTACCAACAAATGAATGTTTTAGCAGCACCTGCTGATGATAAACTGAATAAGATGAAGATTTTGAAATCAGTCTGTAGTAAAGCGCGTTACGATACATTGATAATGTATAGACGCATTATAACCAAGTTTGATTCCAACGCCTCTGCAAAATTGGTGTCTATTTTacatgttgcatgcatgaATTATCAGGCAatgtgtcaatgtgtctaTCAGGATGACAGTGAAAACCACATGGCTTACCACCAGTTTCAGCTACAGTTGTATAGATATGGTAACTACTGGTGTTAAGAAATTCAGACACAAGGAAAAATCTGTACTGCGTTGACTCTACAGTCTTGCATTTCGGAAGTTACTGATTTTAactgattgatattaaagaaTTTGGTCAGTGAGGGTTACCTGTTTTTTGTAACTTTCTAGTTGACTTTTAACGGACGCTAGTTTTCTCAATTCGTCTTCCAGTTCCATAGTCTGCTGCATGTATGTTCTGTTCTTGTCCTCGAGTGTTCTGACTTGCTTACGTAACTCGGATGTATCCTCTAAATAAATCATTAGTCATGTGTACATACTGGATGTGCAAGTACTGTATGCAAGGTATAAGTTCTGTCACACACTGTCTAGCAATCCTCTAACACGAAAGGCAATGAGACAACATTGCAGCTGATATATGCCATCAAATCAAGCCATTTCACTGTTACTAACTGCACAATGCTAGTTGCCAGAATCGACTGAATAGATGTACTTGAATTGAAACAATCGTCTTACCAACTTTCTTTTTATACGAATCGAGTGTCAATTCCAACTTCTCCTACACACAATAATCAGACACTCAGCATTCTAAAACCACTGTACAGTAATTATTATATCAAGTTACTAttgatataatatgatatgatatatttgatTTACACCAACATAATGGTGTTTTAGTTCCCTCTTGGGGCAATGTAAAaacacatgcagacatgcagaacACTCTCACTCTGATATAATCATTTACTGAAAACAAAGACTGCCCTCGTGGCACAAACATACCATCAACTACTGACAGTTCACTTTACCTCTTGTTGCTACAAATGTTAATCTACTGAAGTATTTGACTGTCTACTTCATTTACTCCACACTTTGATTGCCAAGATCACAACTTGCAGTAGAATTGCACGTGTACATGACTTTCTGCCTACACTGCTTTTGTAGCTAAAATCCCATGGTTTCTCTAAAAAGTTGTAGTTACAGAAAAAGAGTCAACCATATACTGGTCATTAGAAAGCGTGTCATAATGTCAAAGCAAAGTATTACTGAGCAACTGCTCCACTGGCTTTGCTGTAAACCCAACATCATAATTTAAACTGAAATAATCGCTTATCAAAGCAGTGACTGCTTCAATGTCATTTATTGCCACCATTGGCTGGATAACTCATCAGTCTGCCTCACCCACTACTAACACATCATGTGGAGAGCTTTCTCCTCTTTCAGTTGAACAGCTTATTCTCTTACCACTTTGACAGCCTCGTGTCTTAACTCATCAACTTCATCTTTCCATCGCTGTGCCTGCTCTGCCATGCTGTGTAAATCTTCATTCTGCAATAATAAAACGTCTACGTAccctctctcacacacacacaaacacacacactcacactcacactcacacacacacacacacacacacacacacacacacacacacacacacacacacacatcaataaAAACATTACTTTTTGCTGTAAATCATTAAGTTGCTTTTCCAATAGTCCAAGTTTTAACCGATGATCATCAATCTctacaacacaagacaaacagcatTAATTGTCATACTCATACCAATGCTAAACTATTCAAAGAATAACTTAATTATTACATACACAAAATTTACTGACATCGATACTAAACAATAAGTATGATCAACAGAACTACAAATACCGTGTTCTCTTTCAAATTTCTCTTGTTTCAATTGTTCTAGCTGTCGATGCATCTGCTGCTGTTTCTGGCCATAAGGAGAACTAGAACACAAGCAACAATGCAGCTACACCACAAACATCATACATATACCACTGATCAGGCATACTCAGGACTGTCAGGGTTGTGGATTTCCTTTAGTTGCTTCGTCAGTCTCTCACTTTCCTGTACCAAACTGATCCGTTCTTCTTTTAGTGTCTCTACCTGCCATCAGGAATGATAAAAGATGAACTAGTTCCCACACAAATTAGTAAAACAACATATCTAGAACATATTACACATACATTGTACACAAGCAAGgacaaaagcaaacaataaCTAAACACCATTTGTGTGCCACCTTAGTTTGTCTAGAATTTCCACCTACTTGTTTACATACTAATtctgatttaattaagatgCTTGTATTGAAGCAATTCAGTGTAAGTCTGCTTCGTTCTACGTGCTTTAAGCTCTGACCAGAGCAGCAGGTCACACACAAAATCTATAAACTTACTGGTCTACATGGTTAGATATTTCGGTTTGTAGTTAGTGACTATAAATGCTTACaaatctgatgactacaccGCTACTACACCTTAATTtcaaaataaatagaattgATGTTTTGAGCAGCTGATGAAATGGCAAAAATTAAATCCAAcccaacaacacaaatgcacatTCAAATAAAATCACTTAGACCAAACCTACACCACAGCAAAGCATAAGTCATGGCACCCGCTAATTATCTATGAGACTGCAAAATCATGAATGACAACAAAGTAGCTTCACAACCATCAGAAAGTTGGAAACGTGCATTGAACAACTGAAACTAATAGTAAAGAGAGCATATACTTGTTCTACATACAAATCAAAGTCGAAGCTGCTACAATGGCTTCACAGCCAACACAACAAGCTATTGCGTTGCAGGATATCAGTTTGAGTCAGATGATCTCTCACAGTTGGATAAAGACAGGAGAAGTGCTCAATCTCTGAGACCAGAAGAGCATCAAGGTGTGGCTACAGACTGCATCCATAAACATCTACTTTGACTAGTTCAGATGCTGAAGTACTTTAGAACGTTAGCTTAAGGTACAGACTTATTAGAACACAACACAGTCACTAGATTCGTGAAGTGTATTTTACAGTAAGTGTTTATTGccatatgtcatgtttgtttgccttttgtCTGCTTAATGATATCAAAGATATCTTAAACTTtgtagacaaagaaacaaggTAGTTTCATAGTCTtgatattttttgtttgtatcaGTTTTAAGAACCCACTTAGTACCCTTACTGCTCCTAACGTTTTTCAAGTAATAatctttttaaaaatttataaaagtgagcagctcaagatgccaacCAGAAATGCATAGAGAATttaatcagtttgaaagaataaataaataattaaatatcaaaACAACGACTATTATTGAACATCAAAGACCTCAAAAATAAGATTCataaaaaattctaaattatttttggagtcttgaaaagaatttgtctcgaaaaacattaggaACAGTAGGGTAATGTGCATACTTAATGTTTACTGTCTTTCATTGATTTACAAGCAAACTATCCATCGCCTAACCTCTAGTTTTAGCTCAAAACGCTGCTGCTCTAACTCTTCTCGCTCAGCCAATGCAGAGTGCAATTGCTGAAGAGTGTGATGATGCTGAAATAAATATATCTCACTGAGTCACGGCAGTGTTCCAAATCAGAAGATCAAAACCTACCTCTTCTTCCAACTGCTTGTACGCATCACCAGGAACGGTGCTAGGAATCCCTTTTTGCATAAGctaacaagcacaaacacaaaatttaacAACAAAAAGGTCACTTTTCCTTACCAAAATACATGTAGAGTCAGATAATATATGGTGTGTACACTTGTTGTTCTAAAGTCTGTTTACTTACTCCTCATTTCTTGGCCaatgtacacagacacacagacagtcacacaaacagacaacagacagacagacagacgaaagacagacaaacagacagacagacagaaagaagagTTCCGCATTTGCAGTGATGGTGTCAACAAGCTCGTGTCCTACTGCACCCAGTTTTTTAGTCACTGATTGTCTCTgggttgctgcatgcttgtagtTAATAGCTCATTCTTAGTGAAGTATATAGTGTGTAGATTATAGACAAGGTACATTTGAACTTAAGTACttactattttgctgaaatgtAATATGGTCTTGTGTTCGAAAAtatatgatgacagacagacagacaaacaacagacagacagacagacaaacaacagacagacagacaacaaacaaacagacagacagacagacagacagacagacaacagacagacagacagacagacaggcagacagcaaGGGTTATATACCAGAAAGTAGAGAGACTTGCATGTTAGATTGTCGAATATAGTCTACCGGGTCCTTTGGGCCTTGGAAATACGTTTAAAAAATGTACTTAACTTTTGAGAACACTATTAGCGATCTGCAGTTTGCGTTTCATTGTATAGctgtgatttatgaaaatatactaccattgacagacagacacacaaacagacagacagacagacagacagacagacagaaagacagacagacagacaaaaaggcaggcagacagacaaaaggcaggcagacagacagacagacagaaaggcaaacagacagacagacagaaaggcaaacagacagacagacagacaaacagaaagacagacaaacagaaagacagacagacagacagacaaacagtttacTAATTATGGAGCTCACACATGCTTCGTGTAATGTCACATTCTCTATGTTCAACCATGATAATGTTTACCAACCTCCTTAAAAGTTACATGACTAGTGCATTAAACTTTAATAACCAAATCTAAATTTGCACATGTTGTGCATACTTCCTGTATTGCGCCCATCACTGCATGTTGCACTTCTTCTTCCAATTGCATAATTCTCTGTATGTACTCTACGTGTCAGTCAACGTTTATTACAGAGACATCATTGTCAACTCACATGTTCTTGTCACTTACCATGCTTGTTCTCACAATGAACAGCACATCCTAAGATGAGTTGTAACAAACGGCCCAACTCACTAGTATCAGCATGTTCACCTTGATACACAAAACAGGAATCCCAAATAACACTTTAGTTGCTTCTGTGTGTACAAACTAAATTATAgcaatatatgtatatatatattattttattttattgatatatgcCTTGCTCTTTACAACAAGgcagaaacagacataacAAAAAGTTAGTAAATCTTTTTGTCAGAAAGTGAGATGTCAGACAAAAGCGTGTCAAAATAATATCTAACTGTATTGACATAGCAGCAGTCTTCTAGAAATCATGCTAAGTGGCTTGATTAACTGCTTGATTGATAAACTCCATGTCACACATTTTGGTCTAACATAAtaacaattatttatttatctattaatctattgattaattgattaatttatttattatttagttactaatttatttatttatttatttactaatttatttatttatttatttatttattatttatttactaacttatttatttacttatttatttattaatttatttatgtattgaTTTATAtgtttactaatttatttatctattaatttatttactaatttatttactaattcatttattaatttatttactaattcatttatttattaattaatttattaattaatttattaatttgtttattaattaatttatttatttactaacttatttatttatttatttattaatttgtttattaattaattaatttatttactaatttatttatttatttatgtataacTAAATGAGTTTTTCTAAACTATCCTCCCACCTATAAGATTGACGTCCGGCATCTGAAGACTCTCAATCTGTTGATGCAAGATCTGTGTAATCAATCAAGATTTTCTAATAAGTCACTACACAATAATCACTTACTGTATACACATTTCCAACCTGTTCATAATAATCGGTCACTCTTTTCACTATCTTCTTCAGATTACTAACCTAAGACACCCAAAAAACTCGATCACATCAATTCCAATGACATCACTGTTTGTCCTGAATACTTTCAGCCTCCAATTGTCTCCCACATCTCGCTTGATTCGCGACAACCATTCTTGATCAAACCAATCTGGAGCTCTGGCGATAACACAACACGTGTCTTTGTTTAGAGACAAGTTGTACG from Corticium candelabrum chromosome 10, ooCorCand1.1, whole genome shotgun sequence harbors:
- the LOC134186028 gene encoding protein Hook homolog 3-like, which produces MDASDVCESLIVWLGTISNIEAPHDSPADLCDGAAVAEALTSIAPDWFDQEWLSRIKRDVGDNWRLKVSNLKKIVKRVTDYYEQILHQQIESLQMPDVNLIGEHADTSELGRLLQLILGCAVHCENKHEYIQRIMQLEEEVQHAVMGAIQELMQKGIPSTVPGDAYKQLEEEHHHTLQQLHSALAEREELEQQRFELKLEVETLKEERISLVQESERLTKQLKEIHNPDSPDSPYGQKQQQMHRQLEQLKQEKFEREHEIDDHRLKLGLLEKQLNDLQQKNEDLHSMAEQAQRWKDEVDELRHEAVKVEKLELTLDSYKKKVEDTSELRKQVRTLEDKNRTYMQQTMELEDELRKLASVKSQLESYKKQVHQLDVELREERKQSDKVSFELRRVTESLEEANQENQRLIAKNRQLMDLQDEIDLGHSAPHITHSLPSPTSAAPLSAQVMAPQLEERITELERENEMLKARQRSPVSDAEQQVQLLQSQLDDVAQINGRLERELRTSHQKVYELETQIGSAGSQGANRQQRMAQEELARKATELHEADKRLKSAADTINQLQDKVATTEEEKRLMEKKYKKYLDKAKKVIEQLGGSTEAKAGQSPKIDLMQRQLAEKDKMYESLEREFCQYKEMRDREERCTVSAWYNMGLQLQRRATEERLASSAGVSFLSRQRHALSKQKHVASANPLGEK